A window of the Helianthus annuus cultivar XRQ/B chromosome 4, HanXRQr2.0-SUNRISE, whole genome shotgun sequence genome harbors these coding sequences:
- the LOC110909918 gene encoding uncharacterized protein LOC110909918 — protein MTEVRLNIDDEFIYSASEVICCRICHEAEFESCKSLETPCSCSGTVKFAHRDCVQRWCDEKGNTICEICLQNFEPGYTAPPPKKASQDTHVTIRESVEASRTDENLVIIAIADEEEENLIEREYAECSSTADATASMCRTLALIFTILLLVRHFIGVLIGETGNYPFTLLTLLLIKACGILLPMYIIMRIIDVVHNSITRQYQDSERDNI, from the exons ATGACAGAAGTCCGATTAAACATCGACGATGAGTTTATATATTCAGCATCAGAGGTTATATGCTGCAGAATTTGTCACGAAGCAGAGTTCGAAAGCTGTAAATCATTAGAAACTCCATGTTCATGTTCAGGAACCGTAAAG TTTGCACACAGAGATTGCGTACAGAGATGGTGTGACGAGAAAGGAAATACAATTTGTGAAATCTGTCTTCAG AATTTTGAACCCGGATATACAGCCCCGCCACCCAAAAAGGCCTCCCAAGATACCCATGTCACTATTCG GGAAAGTGTAGAAGCTTCAAGAACAGATGAAAATCTTGTAATTATTGCCAttgctgatgaagaagaagaaaacttGATTGAAAGAGAATACGCGGAGTGTTCGTCGACCGCTGATGCTACCGCTTCTATGTGTAGAACTTTGGCTCTCATT TTTACCATACTTCTACTAGTCAGACATTTTATTGGAGTGCTAATTGGCGAAACAGGAAATTACCCGTTTACCCTTTTAACA CTACTACTTATAAAGGCTTGTGGGATATTGCTTCCAATGTACATAATAATGCGGATAATCGATGTGGTCCATAATAGCATCACACGTCAATATCAG GATTCTGAACGTGACAACATATAG